A portion of the Bacillus thuringiensis genome contains these proteins:
- a CDS encoding DUF871 domain-containing protein, with translation MIGVSIYLSKERVEKQEEWLRVAKENGFTSIFTSLHIPEDDPNTYKELIQILGKQALAHEMELMVDVSPKSLHHLGLTYENVEELLDWGITGLRMDYGIAPKEIASVSHKMKVALNASTITKSFWKELLTEHIRVENVEAWHNFYPRPETGLARSFLQKQNQYLQECGIKTMAFIPGDAEKRGPLYEGLPTLEKHRNMRPLEAYLELVQDCGVDKVLIGDISASLESMQEVASASRGIIPLRYKSFITDKEVLKVVEQVHTNRLDPARDVIRSVESREGNRVILQPMHTIVRKKGSITIDNELYGRYAGEMQVATHDLPVDEKVNVVGMVVEEDVSLLPYIGAGKMFQFFLCDRIKA, from the coding sequence ATGATCGGAGTTTCCATTTATCTTTCAAAAGAACGAGTAGAGAAACAAGAAGAGTGGCTAAGAGTAGCGAAAGAAAATGGGTTTACATCTATTTTTACATCACTGCACATTCCAGAAGATGATCCAAATACGTATAAAGAGTTAATTCAAATATTAGGGAAACAAGCTCTTGCACATGAAATGGAGTTAATGGTTGATGTTTCTCCAAAATCGTTACATCATTTAGGGCTAACATATGAAAATGTGGAAGAACTATTGGACTGGGGCATTACCGGTTTAAGAATGGATTACGGCATTGCGCCAAAAGAAATTGCAAGCGTATCTCATAAGATGAAAGTAGCTTTAAATGCGAGTACGATTACAAAGTCATTTTGGAAAGAGTTACTTACAGAACATATACGAGTAGAGAATGTAGAAGCGTGGCATAATTTTTACCCACGTCCAGAGACAGGACTAGCAAGGTCCTTCTTACAAAAGCAAAATCAATATTTACAGGAGTGCGGAATAAAAACGATGGCATTTATTCCAGGAGATGCGGAAAAACGTGGTCCGTTATATGAAGGGTTACCAACGTTAGAAAAACATCGCAATATGCGCCCGCTTGAAGCGTATTTAGAACTTGTTCAAGATTGTGGTGTTGATAAAGTATTGATTGGAGATATAAGCGCAAGTTTGGAAAGCATGCAAGAAGTAGCTAGTGCGAGTAGAGGGATTATTCCATTGCGTTACAAATCATTTATAACTGATAAAGAAGTATTAAAAGTGGTGGAGCAAGTGCATACAAATAGACTAGATCCGGCTCGTGATGTTATTCGATCTGTAGAATCAAGGGAAGGAAATAGAGTGATTTTACAGCCGATGCATACAATTGTAAGAAAGAAAGGCAGCATTACAATTGATAATGAATTGTACGGTAGATATGCAGGGGAGATGCAAGTTGCTACACATGATTTACCTGTAGATGAGAAAGTGAATGTTGTTGGAATGGTTGTGGAAGAGGACGTTTCTTTACTGCCTTATATTGGCGCTGGAAAAATGTTTCAATTTTTTTTATGCGATAGAATAAAAGCTTGA
- a CDS encoding MurR/RpiR family transcriptional regulator, giving the protein MKASTLLFKIESNMDQFSPAEKKVAMYIMENAEIVPNLTTKEVSTNAGASEASVVRFCKSIGIGSFKAFKIALVRELTIADYNINDFSVMNTEDGPYDLFNKVTYVNKAAIEASVTAIDKKELEKAADRIVNAGKIIFYGVGGSATPAMDGAYKFTRLGFTAMMLSDFHMMLPLVTNLKEGDIFVAISTSGRTRDVLEMAQYAKRQGATVIGITKLDQSSPLYKEVDIRLCMPDVEQDHRIASIASRMTQLNMIDALYVITFNRIGNKVLDQFMETREEALRLRKLK; this is encoded by the coding sequence GAAAAGAAGGTTGCCATGTACATAATGGAGAATGCAGAGATTGTTCCGAACTTAACGACGAAAGAAGTGTCAACGAATGCAGGCGCAAGTGAGGCGAGTGTCGTTCGTTTTTGTAAGTCGATTGGGATCGGAAGTTTTAAAGCATTTAAGATAGCACTCGTTCGTGAATTAACGATTGCTGATTATAATATTAACGATTTTTCAGTGATGAATACGGAAGATGGACCGTACGATTTGTTTAATAAAGTCACTTATGTGAATAAAGCTGCAATTGAGGCGAGCGTTACTGCGATAGATAAGAAGGAACTTGAGAAAGCTGCAGATCGTATTGTCAATGCGGGCAAAATTATATTTTACGGCGTAGGTGGATCAGCTACGCCAGCAATGGATGGGGCGTATAAATTTACACGGCTTGGATTTACAGCGATGATGCTATCTGATTTTCATATGATGTTGCCGCTTGTGACGAATTTAAAAGAAGGCGATATATTTGTTGCGATTTCAACATCTGGTCGAACGAGAGATGTGCTTGAAATGGCGCAGTATGCAAAGAGACAAGGTGCAACTGTTATTGGAATTACGAAGCTAGATCAATCATCCCCCTTATATAAAGAAGTGGACATTCGTCTTTGTATGCCAGATGTAGAACAAGATCATCGTATTGCAAGTATTGCGTCGAGAATGACGCAACTGAATATGATTGATGCTTTATATGTGATTACTTTCAACCGAATTGGTAATAAAGTATTGGATCAATTTATGGAGACGCGAGAAGAAGCGTTGCGGTTACGGAAGTTAAAGTAG
- a CDS encoding DoxX family protein has translation MNQYIGNLIIRIVLGVTFFAHGLAKFQSGIDNVAGWFTSIGLPGGLAYGVATVELVGGILLIIGLGVRYVGLLFALILAGAIVKVNGAAGLLGDGKNPGYELDLALLSMGAYLFVVKAEGYVDRFLKEKVMKTK, from the coding sequence ATGAATCAATATATTGGGAATTTAATTATTCGTATCGTGTTAGGAGTTACGTTCTTTGCACATGGTTTAGCAAAGTTTCAATCAGGTATCGATAACGTAGCAGGATGGTTTACAAGCATCGGTTTACCAGGTGGCCTTGCATACGGCGTAGCAACTGTAGAATTAGTTGGTGGTATATTATTAATTATCGGTTTAGGTGTACGATATGTAGGATTGTTATTCGCTCTTATTTTAGCTGGAGCTATCGTAAAGGTAAATGGAGCAGCAGGTTTATTAGGAGATGGAAAGAATCCAGGATATGAATTAGATCTTGCATTATTATCAATGGGTGCGTATTTATTCGTAGTAAAAGCAGAAGGATATGTAGATCGTTTCTTAAAAGAGAAAGTAATGAAAACGAAGTAA
- a CDS encoding Lrp/AsnC family transcriptional regulator, translated as MESSVIKVLDDLDVQILDILQKESQVSNAELARRVNLSPAAMHARIKRLDGEGFIDKQVAILNQEKLGFDLLCFIFMSTNIHQFDKLEVLEKELESMPEVLECHCLTGEYDYLLKVANRDRKELEQFIRKLNKLGITRIQTSLALREIKYSTVLPIRNEEPSID; from the coding sequence ATGGAGTCGTCTGTTATTAAAGTGTTGGATGATTTGGATGTACAAATTTTAGATATATTGCAGAAGGAGTCACAAGTAAGTAATGCAGAGCTGGCACGTCGCGTTAATTTATCACCGGCTGCGATGCATGCAAGAATAAAAAGGTTAGATGGGGAAGGTTTCATCGATAAGCAAGTTGCGATTTTAAATCAAGAAAAGCTTGGATTTGATTTATTATGCTTTATTTTTATGAGTACGAATATTCATCAATTTGACAAGTTGGAAGTGTTGGAGAAAGAATTAGAATCGATGCCAGAAGTGTTAGAATGTCACTGTTTAACAGGAGAGTACGATTATTTATTAAAGGTTGCAAATCGTGATCGTAAAGAACTAGAGCAGTTTATTAGAAAGCTGAATAAGCTTGGTATTACAAGGATACAGACAAGTTTAGCACTTCGTGAAATTAAATATTCGACGGTATTGCCGATACGAAATGAGGAACCGAGCATCGATTAG
- a CDS encoding PTS transporter subunit EIIC translates to MKKEERMAKEISEQLGGIKNIRSIAHCMTRLRLTLHDESKVNMDLLKKVEGVMGVIEDETLQVVVGPGTVNKVAAKMEGLTGLRIGEVADHHLEDIGQEMKSEIKKKNNTPVKNFLRKIGSIFIPLIPGLVASGIINGVANFAKNAGADPNATWLQMLLLIGGGIFTFLGILVGWNTAKEFGGTPVLGAIAGILIFNPAMANVKLFGEALVPGRGGLFAVIFAAWLMVVVERQVRKAVPNAVDIIVTPLITVLVVSIVTMLAIQPLAGFLSDGITSGINAILNIGGAFAGAVLAGTFLPLVMVGLHHGLTPIHMEFINQTHVTPLLPVLAMAGAGQVGAAIAIYVKTKNKRLRNVIKGGLPVGFLGIGEPLLYGVTLPLGKPFITACLGAAVGGAFQAVMQTASLGIGVSGLSLIPLIADNKYLLYFLGLVIAYAFGFIFTYFFGFKEEMAENI, encoded by the coding sequence ATGAAGAAAGAAGAGAGAATGGCCAAGGAAATTTCGGAGCAACTTGGGGGAATAAAAAACATTCGTAGTATTGCTCATTGTATGACGAGACTACGTTTAACGCTTCATGATGAAAGTAAAGTAAACATGGACCTTTTGAAAAAAGTTGAAGGTGTTATGGGTGTTATAGAAGATGAGACGCTTCAAGTTGTCGTTGGCCCAGGAACAGTAAATAAAGTAGCAGCTAAAATGGAAGGTTTGACAGGACTACGAATTGGTGAGGTAGCAGATCATCACCTTGAAGATATTGGGCAAGAGATGAAGTCAGAGATTAAGAAGAAAAATAATACCCCAGTGAAAAACTTTTTACGAAAAATAGGAAGTATTTTTATTCCGTTAATTCCGGGGCTTGTTGCGTCAGGAATTATAAACGGGGTTGCTAACTTTGCGAAAAACGCTGGTGCTGATCCAAATGCAACGTGGTTACAAATGTTACTACTCATTGGCGGCGGTATCTTTACATTCTTAGGAATTTTAGTTGGTTGGAATACAGCGAAAGAATTTGGCGGGACACCGGTTCTTGGGGCAATTGCTGGTATTTTAATTTTTAACCCGGCGATGGCAAACGTAAAATTGTTTGGTGAAGCATTAGTGCCCGGACGGGGCGGATTGTTTGCAGTAATTTTTGCAGCATGGCTTATGGTTGTAGTGGAAAGACAAGTTCGAAAAGCAGTGCCAAATGCAGTTGATATTATCGTGACACCACTTATTACTGTATTAGTTGTAAGTATCGTAACGATGTTAGCCATTCAGCCATTAGCAGGTTTCTTATCAGATGGTATTACGAGCGGAATTAATGCTATTTTAAATATTGGCGGAGCATTTGCTGGCGCAGTACTTGCGGGAACATTTTTACCTCTCGTTATGGTCGGATTACATCACGGTTTAACACCAATTCATATGGAATTTATTAATCAAACACACGTAACACCTTTATTACCGGTACTCGCAATGGCTGGTGCTGGCCAAGTGGGCGCAGCGATTGCAATTTATGTAAAAACAAAAAATAAACGACTTCGTAATGTGATTAAAGGTGGATTGCCAGTTGGCTTTTTAGGAATTGGTGAGCCGTTATTATACGGGGTTACATTACCACTTGGGAAACCGTTTATTACTGCTTGTTTAGGAGCGGCTGTCGGTGGTGCATTCCAAGCAGTTATGCAAACGGCTTCACTTGGAATTGGCGTATCAGGGCTATCTTTAATTCCGTTAATTGCTGACAATAAATATTTACTATATTTCTTAGGTTTAGTAATTGCATATGCTTTCGGATTTATCTTCACGTACTTCTTCGGATTTAAAGAAGAAATGGCAGAAAACATATAG
- a CDS encoding N-acetyltransferase, which translates to MKICNAVTSDVKEIYSLIEVYAKEGVVLPRSLLSLYQYLQCLYVMKEDERIVGVAGLHVLGEDLAEIRSLVVSHTYAGKGIGRMLVNHVMEEATKINVRRVISLTYETVFFQKCGFAFVNKETLPEKVWIDCRHCPKVDYCDEVAMVRYVG; encoded by the coding sequence ATGAAAATCTGTAATGCGGTGACGAGTGATGTGAAAGAAATTTATAGTCTTATTGAGGTTTATGCAAAAGAGGGAGTTGTTTTACCACGTTCTCTTTTGTCTCTTTATCAATATTTGCAATGTTTATATGTTATGAAAGAAGACGAGAGAATTGTTGGAGTTGCTGGATTACATGTATTAGGGGAAGATCTTGCAGAAATACGATCGTTAGTAGTTTCGCATACATATGCAGGGAAAGGGATAGGGCGTATGCTCGTAAATCATGTAATGGAGGAAGCTACGAAAATAAATGTAAGAAGAGTAATTTCCTTAACATATGAAACAGTATTTTTTCAAAAGTGTGGATTTGCTTTTGTAAATAAAGAAACGTTGCCAGAGAAAGTATGGATTGATTGTAGACATTGCCCAAAGGTGGATTATTGTGATGAAGTGGCGATGGTGCGGTATGTTGGATGA
- a CDS encoding DMT family transporter, whose protein sequence is MPYFYVFLLLLTSLLWGGNFVVGKSLVDHASPMTLTNLRWMIAIVCLLPMVWFKEKKILPPRTAILPLILMGISGVALFNIFQFLALEKTSATNVGLISTLNAISIALFSVLFLKEKVNTLQILSMILSFFGVILVLLKGDFSLLFSLHFNSGDLWMIAAVCIWGIYSVCSKWATKTTTPLMATLYSGIFGVILLLPFNIGSFTVSNINTSFITSLLYTGLISTVLCMVFWNIGVQKLGATTSGIFLNFNPIFTAILAFIFLGEELTWIQILGTIVVVTGCYLFSHFKTVAVQPTRALMRKHS, encoded by the coding sequence ATGCCTTATTTTTACGTCTTTTTACTATTACTAACGAGCTTATTATGGGGAGGAAATTTTGTCGTTGGAAAATCACTCGTCGATCATGCATCGCCGATGACACTGACAAATTTAAGATGGATGATTGCGATTGTTTGTTTATTACCAATGGTATGGTTTAAAGAAAAGAAAATCCTTCCACCACGTACCGCAATACTTCCGTTAATATTGATGGGAATTTCAGGGGTCGCTCTTTTTAACATCTTTCAATTTTTAGCATTAGAAAAAACATCCGCTACGAATGTAGGTCTTATCTCTACATTGAATGCAATTTCAATCGCATTATTTTCAGTATTATTTCTAAAAGAAAAAGTAAATACACTTCAAATCCTATCCATGATTCTTTCATTCTTCGGGGTTATCCTCGTCCTATTAAAAGGTGATTTCTCGCTTTTATTTTCACTACATTTTAATAGTGGCGATTTATGGATGATTGCAGCAGTTTGTATTTGGGGAATCTATTCTGTTTGTAGTAAATGGGCAACAAAAACAACTACACCACTTATGGCAACGTTGTACTCTGGTATTTTCGGCGTTATTTTATTACTACCGTTTAACATAGGTAGCTTCACTGTTTCAAATATAAATACTTCTTTCATCACATCACTTTTATATACTGGGCTTATTTCGACAGTTCTTTGTATGGTATTTTGGAATATTGGCGTACAAAAATTAGGCGCAACTACATCAGGTATTTTTCTAAACTTCAATCCAATTTTCACAGCCATTTTAGCATTCATATTCCTCGGAGAAGAATTAACGTGGATACAAATTTTAGGAACAATTGTCGTTGTAACAGGATGTTATTTATTTTCTCATTTCAAAACTGTCGCTGTTCAGCCAACTAGAGCTTTAATGCGAAAACATTCTTAA
- a CDS encoding nuclear transport factor 2 family protein, which produces MPKSNLEIIQSTYEGSASSNAKHLAEALSEKVEWTEAEGFPYGGTYKGVEAIMENVFSRLGSEWDDYKASVNTYHEVNGKDVIIAEGMYSGVYKETGKSFEAEFVHVWQLENGKIVKFKQYVDSHIVREAMKS; this is translated from the coding sequence ATGCCTAAATCAAATTTAGAAATTATTCAAAGCACGTATGAAGGATCAGCTTCTTCGAATGCAAAGCATTTAGCAGAAGCCCTCTCTGAAAAAGTGGAATGGACAGAGGCAGAAGGTTTCCCGTATGGCGGAACATATAAAGGCGTAGAAGCTATAATGGAAAATGTATTTAGCCGTTTAGGATCAGAATGGGATGATTATAAAGCAAGTGTAAATACATATCATGAAGTAAACGGAAAAGATGTAATTATTGCTGAAGGTATGTATTCTGGAGTTTATAAAGAAACAGGAAAATCATTTGAAGCAGAATTTGTTCATGTATGGCAGCTTGAAAATGGAAAAATCGTGAAGTTTAAGCAGTATGTAGATAGTCATATTGTTAGGGAAGCGATGAAGAGCTAA
- a CDS encoding PRK06770 family protein: protein MLFKWIVGICITIMVIISSIVGGKKLLAYVEKENTNIQTERAANEKEKKAAEEAPQISEGEIISTMHKMVHQKVKSSEKWGFVEMTKKEISNVKRDIENSTGFQYKMKLFSIINRWEKGDFSQTVEEHNFLWSLQGGDTGKATERLSPEEEKQYIKEMKRK from the coding sequence ATGCTTTTTAAATGGATTGTAGGTATATGTATTACCATTATGGTAATCATCTCTTCTATAGTTGGCGGAAAGAAATTGCTTGCATATGTGGAAAAAGAAAATACAAATATTCAAACCGAGCGAGCGGCAAACGAAAAAGAGAAAAAAGCTGCAGAAGAAGCCCCGCAAATTAGTGAAGGTGAAATTATTTCTACTATGCATAAAATGGTGCATCAAAAGGTAAAATCCTCTGAAAAATGGGGATTTGTAGAGATGACAAAAAAGGAAATTTCTAATGTAAAAAGAGATATTGAAAATAGTACAGGTTTTCAATATAAAATGAAGTTATTTTCTATTATAAATAGATGGGAAAAAGGAGATTTTTCTCAAACTGTTGAGGAGCATAACTTTTTATGGAGCCTTCAAGGTGGAGATACTGGCAAGGCGACGGAACGTTTATCGCCAGAAGAGGAAAAGCAGTATATAAAAGAAATGAAGAGAAAATAA
- the murQ gene encoding N-acetylmuramic acid 6-phosphate etherase: MLENLSTEHRNEKTMNLDEMSIKEVLQSMNEEDRTVALAVEKEIEQIEKVVQTVIKSFEEEGRLIYIGAGTSGRLGILDAVECPPTFGTDDKMVQGFIAGGLKAFTKAVEGAEDREELAEEDLKSIGLNEKDTVIGIAASGRTPYVIGGLKYAQSVGASTASISCNKNAEISKYAKLNVEVETGAEILTGSTRLKAGTAQKLVLNMISTASMIGVGKVYKNLMVDVQSTNEKLVERSKRIIVEATGASYEVAAEYYEKAERNVKAAIVMVLLQCEYGEALEKLKYAKGFVKKAL, translated from the coding sequence ATGTTAGAAAATTTATCGACAGAACATCGTAATGAGAAAACAATGAATCTGGATGAAATGAGCATAAAAGAAGTGTTGCAAAGTATGAATGAAGAAGATCGAACTGTTGCGTTAGCAGTTGAAAAAGAGATAGAACAAATTGAAAAGGTTGTACAGACTGTTATTAAATCTTTTGAAGAAGAGGGACGCTTAATTTACATTGGTGCTGGTACGAGTGGTCGTTTAGGTATTCTAGATGCAGTGGAATGTCCGCCGACATTTGGCACGGATGATAAAATGGTGCAAGGATTTATAGCAGGTGGATTGAAAGCGTTTACTAAGGCGGTGGAAGGTGCCGAAGATCGCGAAGAGTTAGCAGAAGAAGATTTAAAAAGTATTGGATTAAATGAGAAAGATACAGTGATTGGAATTGCTGCAAGTGGTAGAACTCCTTACGTAATTGGCGGCTTGAAATACGCACAGAGCGTAGGAGCGAGTACAGCAAGTATTTCTTGTAATAAAAATGCTGAAATAAGTAAATATGCAAAGTTAAATGTAGAAGTAGAGACAGGTGCAGAAATATTAACAGGATCAACGCGTTTAAAAGCTGGTACAGCACAAAAATTAGTGCTGAATATGATTTCAACAGCTTCGATGATTGGTGTAGGAAAAGTATATAAAAACTTAATGGTAGATGTTCAATCCACAAATGAAAAGTTAGTAGAACGGTCAAAACGAATTATTGTGGAAGCAACAGGCGCTAGTTATGAAGTAGCGGCAGAGTATTATGAAAAGGCAGAACGTAACGTAAAAGCTGCCATTGTTATGGTGTTGTTGCAGTGTGAGTATGGGGAAGCACTGGAGAAACTAAAATACGCAAAAGGGTTTGTGAAGAAAGCACTATAA
- a CDS encoding SDR family NAD(P)-dependent oxidoreductase: protein MKYTVITGASSGIGYETALAFASRGKNLVLVARRQEELNGLKLKINEMHPELDVVIRKTDLSVTEDVYKLYESLQAFQIETWINNAGFGNFASIAEQNLNKIETMLHVNIEALTILSSLFVRDYSMVDGTQLINVSSGGGYTIVADAITYCATKFYVSAFTEGLSHELKEQGAKLQAKVLAPAATETEFAKRSFDIDEFQYDNVVPKFHTAKQMAQFMLDLYDNDKVVGIVDGLTYNYELKDPLYNFAVRQKNSNS, encoded by the coding sequence ATGAAATACACGGTTATTACTGGCGCAAGTTCTGGAATTGGTTATGAAACAGCTTTAGCATTTGCATCTCGCGGAAAAAATTTAGTACTTGTAGCTCGAAGACAAGAAGAATTAAACGGATTAAAATTGAAAATTAACGAAATGCATCCTGAGTTGGATGTTGTCATTCGAAAAACTGATTTATCTGTGACTGAAGATGTTTATAAACTTTATGAAAGCCTACAAGCTTTTCAAATTGAAACGTGGATTAACAACGCAGGTTTTGGTAATTTCGCCTCAATTGCTGAACAAAATTTAAATAAAATAGAGACGATGTTGCATGTCAATATAGAAGCACTAACAATACTCTCTTCTCTTTTCGTTCGAGATTATTCAATGGTTGATGGAACACAGCTTATTAACGTTTCATCGGGCGGCGGATACACAATTGTTGCTGATGCTATTACGTATTGCGCTACGAAATTCTATGTAAGTGCCTTTACAGAAGGGCTGTCTCACGAACTGAAAGAACAAGGCGCAAAACTGCAAGCAAAAGTTTTAGCTCCTGCTGCAACTGAAACAGAATTTGCGAAACGTTCATTTGATATTGATGAATTCCAATACGATAATGTTGTACCAAAATTCCACACTGCAAAACAAATGGCACAATTTATGCTCGATCTTTATGATAATGATAAAGTTGTAGGAATTGTCGACGGTTTAACGTATAACTATGAACTTAAAGATCCACTTTATAATTTTGCCGTGAGACAAAAGAATTCAAATTCTTAA
- a CDS encoding MerR family transcriptional regulator, whose translation MYTISEVAKLLGVSTYTLRYYEKENILIANRDTNGNRLYEESHIKWLQFVMKLKQTQMPIAKIREYARLYTEGEHTTEARLQLLEDHRKSIQIQRENLEVTEKMLENKISAYKNLLENK comes from the coding sequence ATGTACACAATTAGCGAGGTAGCAAAGTTATTAGGAGTGAGCACATATACACTACGCTATTATGAAAAGGAAAATATATTAATTGCAAATCGTGATACAAATGGAAATCGACTTTACGAAGAGTCACATATAAAGTGGTTGCAGTTTGTAATGAAATTAAAACAAACGCAAATGCCAATAGCGAAAATAAGAGAATACGCTAGACTATATACAGAAGGGGAGCATACAACAGAAGCTCGTTTACAGCTTCTAGAAGATCATAGGAAATCTATTCAGATTCAAAGAGAAAACTTAGAGGTTACAGAGAAGATGCTTGAGAATAAAATTAGTGCATACAAAAACTTATTGGAAAATAAATAG